The Ptiloglossa arizonensis isolate GNS036 chromosome 13, iyPtiAriz1_principal, whole genome shotgun sequence genome window below encodes:
- the LOC143154022 gene encoding uncharacterized protein LOC143154022: MYSLYRAWFGDSVIGDSYSRLQETLSPPDTVVRVGNEGEHQFVAHKGVLAAHSGYLKALLTSAATTPNSVNANVGSCGNLPATAIAVTTANLSGQSPPRQPVTSVSVSSIGGEAFAPLLNYMYTGRLEVTLDNVYSVLLATHLLHMPGALEQCRAALLRLRAPPPLPTPIPVGPTSTLTSTPGSTNILRPIPNRLMIDPSMCWPPTAPLYPPTAPSSATIGIPHLPQLQPSVLMQSSVPLGVPVTPPSTVQETQTSARYSKVPSPKPALYQIERNRGQRETRQKSPEHVRSSSLPFVAAAAAAFTAFATARASSPTHSVSPAPSTGSQSSLPSSRSKKSTTTEQRRYKEDRDRDYEQGNPNGTGESQARASPLTTTNETTTVNRNRDRNLEGPSIPDNDRPRSSKRRGRGSNGNESSSSGVLSVVYDVACCDGPVKFHRVLNENYSSSAASCPNPSSQTRLQRSCFETENAFTENDENGGPPTTGTTRDPTDSTIDPNTTNESYSCGYCRHTFKSQYCYRKHTKRHLLPTRANDSIGNRQRQDLPRSRREVRLLDLNVQYYPCKICGCKFPSYYFVHKHRKLCHANIEERQQSEETSAATTEDRKSTASTTNENQ, encoded by the exons ATGTACAGTCTGTACAGAGCTTGGTTCGGTGACAGTGTTATCGGGGACAGTTACTCGCGGCTTCAAGAAACCCTGTCGCCCCCGGACACGGTCGTCAGAGTCGGGAACGAGGGGGAACATCAATTTGTCGCTCACAAAGGGGTCCTAGCCGCTCATAGTGGCTACCTGAAGGCTTTGTTAACGAGTGCTGCGACAACTCCCAACAGTGTCAATGCAAACGTTGGCAGCTGCGGTAATCTGCCGGCAACAGCTATCGCGGTGACGACCGCGAACCTTTCGGGACAATCGCCGCCGCGACAACCGGTCACGTCCGTCTCGGTTTCATCGATTG GTGGAGAAGCCTTCGCGCCTCTATTGAATTACATGTACACGGGCCGGTTGGAAGTGACATTGGACAACGTTTACAGCGTGTTGTTGGCGACGCATTTGTTGCACATGCCCGGTGCTTTGGAGCAGTGCAGGGCGGCGTTGCTCAGGCTGAGGGCACCACCGCCTCTCCCGACACCGATACCGGTGGGACCGACATCGACGCTGACCTCGACGCCAGGTTCTACGAACATACTTAGGCCGATACCGAACCGACTGATGATAGACCCGAGCATGTGCTGGCCACCGACGGCACCGCTCTATCCGCCGACCGCCCCGTCCTCTGCGACCATCGGTATACCGCATCTGCCTCAGTTGCAACCATCGGTGCTGATGCAATCGAGCGTTCCGCTCGGCGTCCCGGTCACCCCGCCGTCGACCGTACAAGAAACGCAAACCTCCGCGCGTTACAG CAAAGTTCCATCACCGAAACCCGCGCTGTACCAAATCGAGCGGAATCGTGGGCAAAGGGAGACCAGGCAAAAGTCACCGGAACACGTGAGGTCGAGCTCGCTGCCGTTCGTCGCCGCGGCGGCAGCCGCGTTCACCGCGTTCGCCACGGCGAGGGCCTCGTCGCCGACGCACTCGGTGTCACCGGCTCCCTCCACGGGCTCGCAATCCTCCCTGCCCTCCTCCCGTAGCAAGAAATCAACGACAACGGAGCAACGACGTTACAAGgaggatcgcgatcgcgattacGAACAGGGGAATCCCAACGGTACCGGAGAATCTCAGGCACGCGCATCGCCGCTGACCACCACCAACGAAACGACTACGGTGAATCGTAATCGCGACAGGAACCTCGAGGGGCCCTCGATCCCGGACAACGATCGTCCCAGGTCCTCGAAACGGAGAGGACGAGGATCGAACGGAAACGAGAGTTCCTCGAGCGGTGTCCTGTCGGTCGTTTACGACGTAGCCTGCTGCGACGGACCGGTCAAGTTCCACCGTGTCCTGAACGAGAACTACTCCTCTTCGGCGGCCAGCTGTCCCAACCCCTCCTCCCAGACCCGTCTACAGAGGTCGTGCTTCGAAACGGAGAACGCCTTCACCGAGAACGACGAGAACGGAGGACCACCGACCACCGGGACGACCCGCGACCCGACCGATTCGACCATCGACCCCAACACCACCAACGAGAGTTATTCCTGCGGCTACTGCAGGCACACCTTCAAGTCGCAATACTGCTACAGAAAGCACACCAAGAGACACTTGCTACCGACCAGGGCCAACGACTCGATCGGTAACAGGCAACGTCAGGACCTTCCTCGCAGCAGGAGGGAAGTGCGTCTTTTGGACCTGAACGTTCAGTACTACCCCTGCAAGATCTGCGGCTGCAAGTTCCCCAGTTATTACTTCGTTCATAAGCACCGGAAGCTCTGCCATGCCAACATAGAGGAAAGACAGCAGTCGGAGGAAACGAGCGCCGCGACCACCGAGGATCGGAAGTCCACCGCTTCGACGACCAACGAGAACCAATGA